The Oscillatoria acuminata PCC 6304 genomic interval GGAGGATAACCCGCATGGTCGTTCTCCAATTTGGATAGGTAAGTGTAATCGACACCGATCAGCTTCGCCAGTTCGCGCTGAGTGTAGTCCTTATCCTTGCGGGCTTGACGAATAAGCTTACCAAAAGTCTGACTCACGGTTTTATCCCTATTGATGAAAACATCATACTCTATATTGACTTTATCTTCAATCGGCGCTATGTTGGTTTTATTGACCAAGTTGGTCAACATGGTCACTTTAAACACTATAATAAATCTAGCCTCGCGTTGGCAGGTTAGGTGGACGTTTGGTTACAAAACTTTACACTGGAGGATAAGTGATGACGACACTGCGATCGCACCCCGAACAACTGTGCTTCTCGATCGGCAGACTCCTGCCGATTTTGCTGGACGAAGTTCACAAAACAAGCCATAATGCAGTGCTGCGCGAAGCCGCGGCACAAATCCTGGAAGGCTTGCGTACCTTGGAACTCGCGAACCAGACCGAGCTTTCCGAGCCAGTCACAGCAAAAGTGGCAATTCACGAAATCTTAACAAAGTGAACTTTTCTACCGCCCTCTGCAATAGAGGGCTAAACCCATGAATAAGACTTGGCGACCTTATGTAAGTCATAAAATTTTATCAGAATTCGCGCCCCCAGTGGGGCAAGAACATCTTCACTGCGATATGAAGCGGGGTTTTGCTAGAGCGCGAAAGCGAGATCCTCAAGTAGCGGCATTGTTGAATCGAGACAACACACCTCAGCGGATTGGACTCTTGGCACAAAGGGGAGTTTATGAGCTTCATCAAGACCCTGAGATTTTATCGCAAACCGATGCGGTAGAGACAGTGGCAGAGCGTGTGGAATTAAGCCAAGAGTCGTTGGAAGTTCGGGAACGAGTGTTCTCTATCCTCAACCACTATCATCAGAATCCTATTCTGCGGGGTAAGAACATCATCAAGTTGAGCCGAGGTGATGAGGGAGTGCCCAAACCGATTCTTATGCGGCAGGGAAATTACCAGTTCAACTTTTTTGCTGCTATTGATTGTATTTTTGTCGAGCCAGATGGAACACTGCACGTTTTGGACTTCAAGACGGGGAAATCGAAAATTGACAAACGGCAGGCGTATATTTACCTTCTGGCTGTCAGCTATCTCTATCCGCAGCAAAAAGCGATCGCCTCCTTTTATAACCTAGAAACTGGAGAATCGTCGGATGCGATCGCAGCCACACCTTCTACCCTAAAAGCATTCGAGATCGAGTTAAGTTTGAAATCTCAACAGCTTCAGCAAGAATTGAAGCGTTACCAAGATAACCCGGCTGATTTCAGCGCCATTTTTCCACCGAATCCTGGTTCTAGCTGTCGTACCTGTCCCTTCACTTCTATTTGTAATATTTCTGTATCGGAGGTTGCCGCATGAATACTGCCGTCGAGCGCTACCCTACACCAAAAATTACCTCTCAGGGTATCTTTTTGGTAACCATTCAGGGGGATGGGGATATGGTGTAAACTAGGGGATATGGTGTAAACTAGGGAGCATGGACGAAAGCATAACGATAGGCGGTATCAAAATTCCTCGCGCGGACTGGTCCAAGACCCCAGAAAGCGTAAAAAATTTGGTGAGGAATCAAGAGCAACGAATCGCCGCCATTGAAGAACGTCTGGGACTCAACGCCTCAAACAGTTCCATCCCTCCGTCCAAAGAGCCGCCTCAAGCCAAAGAAAAAAAACAAGAGAAAGGAGGCCGACGTAAGCGCGGAGGCCAAAAAGGACACAAAGGATTTACAAGACACTTATATGAGCCGAGTGAGTGCAGCGAGATTATCGACCATCACCCTGAGACCTGCAAGCATTGCCAAACCCCTCTAACGGGAGAAGACGAACAGCCTTACCGGCATCAAATCGTGGAAATTCCTCCCGTGGCTCCAGTGGTAACGGAACACCGACTTCACGCTCTAACTTGCTGCTGTTGCGGTCAAACCACTCGGGCTGTTCTACCGGATGATGTAAACACCAGTGGTTATGGAGAGCGTCTCCAAAGTCTGGTGGCTCTGCTCAGTGGAGCCTATCGTCTGAGCCACAATCAAGTACAAACCCTCATGAGGGACTTATGGCAAGTGCACCTGAGTACGGGAACAGTCAACCGCATCCGTCAACGAGTCAGTCAGAAACTCAGCCAAGTGGTGAATGAAGCCAAAAGTTACATCATGAAAAGTGGAACGGCTTACGTTGATGAAACTGGTTGGAGTCAAAACAATGGTGATGGCAACAATCCCGAGAACGCCTCGGCCTGGTTATGGACTGCCGTCAGCGATAACGTGGCGGTCTATCAAGTGACCCTCAACCGCGCTCGTAGTAGCGCCGACGCTTTATTAGGACAGAACTACACAGGCCTAGTTGTTAGCGACCGCTATAGTGTCTACAATACCTTTCCTGTTGAGCAACGACAAGTATGTTGGGCGCACTTAAAGCGAGATTTCAAACGGATTGCTGAACGTAGCGGGGTCTCCAAAGAGATTGGTGAAGCTCTACTGAAACAGACTAAACGCCTGTTCCACTGGTGGCATCGAGTACGGGATGGAACGTTATCAACAGAGTTGTTCCAAGCTGCTATGGCACGGCTACGTCAAAGCGTTCATCATCTGTTGAGTGAAGCCGCGAGCCTTTGTCATTCGAGCCGAGAGCAAACGCCCTTGGCCAAAACCGCACGCACCTGCCAGCAGATTTTAAAGCTGGAACCGGCCTTGTGGACGTTTGTCGAGGTGAACGCGGTCGAGCCGACGAATAATACAGCCGAGCGCGCTTTGCGCACGGCGGTCATTTGGCGTGACTTGAGTTATGGCTCCTGGTCTCGCTCAGGCAGCGAGTTTGTGGAACGTTTGCTGACGGTGGTCACCTCTTTACGGTTTCAGGAACGCCCGGTGTTGGAGTTCTTGATTCAGCTCTTGCATTCTGAGCCAGTCTCTCTCCTCCCTCTACCCCCTGAATAGTTACTCTTTTTGAGTGAAATTTTTCCGCTCAAAGTCCCGGAACCGATAAATTTAATCTGCTTTCGGTTGACTCCGGAAGTTGATCGCGAGGTAGGAAATCGATTGAGTTGGCGATTTAGCCAAGAGTTCCCCGATGTGGTTGTTATTTGGGAAAATAAATAGGGCTTGCTGAAAAAAAGCGGAACGCTGATGTGATAAGGCTTGTAGAAGTATTGCCTGGACACAAAAGACAGGAAAACGAGGTAAAATTGGAAATTGTTGTGCATCGGTGAAAGGAAAATGTATCGAAAATCACAAAATGCCCTGGAGCCAGAAGGATCCTTTGAACTACCCTTTCAGGGCCAGCTGTGTGAAGAAAATCGGTGGATAGTTCTGTCAAAGCTAATTCCGTGGTCGGAATTTGAGGCAGAATATGCCCAGAATTTCTCAGAAGACATGGGGGCAACAGCCAAGTCTTTTAGGATAGCACTGGGCGCTTTAATCATCAAAGAAAAATTGGGTATTAGTGACCGAGAAACCGTTGAACAAATCCAGGAAAATCCTTATTTACAGTATTTTATTGGACGAATTAGTTATCAAAATGAAGCGCCCTTTGACCCGTCAATGATGGTTCATTTCCGGAAAAGAATTAGTCCGGCTCTACTTCAAAAAATTAATCGCAAAATTGTCCAACAAAGTCTAGGATTCACTCCGGAGGACCCCAACACAAAAAAGTTAGAAGAAGCCGAAAAACCACAAGGAAATAGAGGTCGGCTATTAATGGATGCAACGGTTTCCCCTGCGGATATCAAATACCCCACGGATGTGGACCTATTAAATCAAGCAAGAAAAACTACCGAAAGCATCATAGATATTTTATATAAATCCCTGAAGGATAACCTAGACAAAAAACCAAGAACTTATAGACAGAACGCTAGAAAAGATTATTTAAAATTTGCCAAAAAGAGGAAGCCCTCTGTTCAAGAAAGGAGAGAAGCCGTTAAAAAACAACTGCAATATATCAAACGAAATTTGGGACATATTGACAATTTAATCGACAAGGGCGGCAGCCTACAACTTTTAAGCAGAAGGCAATACAAAAATTTATTAGTATCAACCGAAATCTATCGTCAACAGGATTTTATGTGGTCAAATAATCAAAAAAGAATCGACCATCGGATTGTCAGTTTAACACAACCTCATGTCCGTCCAATTGTCCGAGGCAAGTCAGGAAGTCCTACGGAATTCGGAGCGAAGTTATCAGTCAGTTGTGTAGAAGGATATGTATTACTCGAAAAAATTAGTTGGGAAAGCTATAATGAAAGTGGAGATTTGATTAGTCAAGTAGAGGCGTACAAAGAATTGACGGGATTTTACCCGGAATCGGTTCACGCTGATAAAATTTATCGCACCCGAGTCAATCGAGCTTGGTGTAAAGAAAGAGGAATTAGGCTCAGTGGTCCTCCATTAGGGAGACGTCCGGCCCAAGTCAGCCTTCAAGATAAAAAACAAGCCCAAGAAGATGAGCGCATTCGCAACGAAATTGAAGGGAAATTTGGACAGGGCAAAAGAAGATTCAGTCTGAATCGAGTCATGTCTAAACTATCTAAGACTTCTGAAACCTCCATTAATCTTACCTTTTTAGTGCTAAACCTGGTAAAACTGCTCAGGCAGTTTTACTGTCTTTTTTTGTGTCAATTTTTCCAAAATCTTGTAATTTTATGCCGAAGCATTAATTTTAGCTATACCTGGAAGAATCGAAGTAAAGCCATGTTTATTGGTGCAGTCAGAGGGGCCTCTTGTTCGTTTACCCCCCCTGCTTTTTATAACTTTTTCAGCAAACCCTAAATATTTCTGGGTTTTAGCAACACCCCATCAACCCATGCCAGAACCCACTCAATGGCGAACCGCATTAGCGCAGATTCAAGAAAAGTTGAGAGAGGATATAGGCGATCGCGAACACTCGATCCAATGGGTACGCGATCCACAGATAACCCCTTCTATCCTCGCTCAACTTGCCGTGAGAATTTTGAAAATTCGTCGCCCCTTTTCATCAGATACAGTTTGGTCTGAAAATCACGTTGAAGTCAAGCGTGAGGTTAAATTTTGGGCAGAAACGTTTGAATTTAAAGGAGGACTCTATCCAGCCCTAGCTTTCACCCCTCATAGTTACTTCACTTTTCGCGGTGATTTAGCTGAATTCTACAACAATCATCCCTATCGCCATAAACCTCAAGAACTGTTGATTGGTTTAAAAGTCCGGGATAGTGAAAAGAATAGTTCCGCTACCATTATTGGATTAGCGGGAACGATTGGAGAACGTAGACAAGATCTGCTCGCTCGTAAGCCTGGTTCGATTAGCGAAGTGGCACTAACAGAAGCACCAGATGAACAACCTGTGGTAGTTGTTCGGTTTGGTAAGAGTCCAAAAGAGTTTCACTATGCAATGGCAGCTTTACGTCCCTGTGTTACAGATGATACAGCCAGCCGTTTTGAGGTCAACTATGGAGACTTACTTAAAGAAACCAAGATTTCTTACCAAGAGCGACAAAATCGATTAGCTTTATACAAGCAAACAGCAGAAGAATCTTTAGCTGTTTATGGGTTCCACTTAGCAGCTAAGTGTATTAACAGCAGTCAGTACAAAGATTTATTTTTGCCTCTTCCGTTTAAGTTAGAAGAAACCCCCCTGCTTTTTGGAAAGCATTTGATTGGGAAAAGGGGTCAAATCCTAAAAGGACTATCAAGTGGAGGCGTTTATCGTCGTCACTCAGATTTCAAGGAGCGATCGAGACCAATTCGGATTGCCGTCTTAAAAGTTGGAGAATTTAAAGTCAAAAAAGCTTTTTTAGATAAAATCCAAGAACGGTTAAAACGCTATGGTTTTGAAAGTCTGATGCTAGATCCCAATCTCGTGCCTGCCAACAGTTCGAGTGAAGCAGAAGATAGAGCGAACGTGGAGAAAGCAGTGGATGAACTGAAAGCAGTGGATGAACTGATGGAGGTTCCCTGCGATATTGTTTTAACGTTGCTACCTCAGAGCGATCGCCATGCCGACAATACCGATGACGGCAGTTTTTATTCTTTGATTTCCTCGCGGTTACTTCGACGCGGGTTGGCAAGCCAAGTCATTTATGAGAATACCTTAAAAGATCCGAGCAATTTTGATAATATTCTCAATCAGGTTATCCCTGGGATTTTGGCAAAACTAGGCAATTTGCCTTTTATTCTGGCAGAACCTCTGGAAATTGCTGATTACTTCATTGGGTTGGATGTTTCCCGAACGGCCAAAAAAAGGAGAAGGGGCAGTAAAAATGTCTGTGCGAGCGTGCGTCTTTATAATCAGCAAGGAGAATTCATTCGCTATCGGCTAGAAGATGCCTTGACGGAAGGTGAAGAAATTGATCGACGAACCCTAGAGAGGTTTCTTCCTGCGGCTGACGTGGGTGGAAAAACTGTACTGATTTACCGGGACGGACACTTTTGTGGCGATGAAATCAAGCATTTACGCGAGAGAGCCAGAGCGATTGGTTCAAATTTTATTCTCGTGGAGTGCATCAAGTCCCAGATTCCTCGCCTGTACGATTTTGATCGGTCAATTGTCAAAGCTCCGACACATGGATTAGCTCTTGGGTTGTCTTCCCATGAGGTAATTTTAGTGACAACTCAAGTCAAGTCAGAGAAGATGGGATTACCATTACCGCTTCGGTTAAAGGTTATTCCCGATGAAAAACAGCAAGTTTCAATCGAAAGTCTGGTAGAAGCAACGCTGAAACTGACGTTATTGCATCATGGTGCGTTAAAAGAACCTCGCTTGCCAGTCCCACTGTACGGATCGGATCTAATAGCCTATCGTCGATTACAAGGCATTTCTCCCGGTGCGCTCGATGGCGATCGCCAATTTTGGCTATAGAGATTGAGAAAAATGGGTTGATGTTGTAATTATTAACCCATTTTCTGATATATATTATCTGTTTTCATTTTGATACCCCATACCAAATACCAACCCCAGGGTGCCCCGATATTTTAAAGACGCAGAGGCGGCTACAATTCATCAGTATGAAGAAATCATCGCGATGACCGATGATGTGATTCAGATTGCTAGTTACCTGAACATTGCATCACAAATTATCCTCAAAGTCAAAGAACATATTTTTATTAATCAGCATACGCTTGAGATGCCGGATAGCGAGAGGAATTGCACTATTACATTTGAGGGAAACTTCACCCCTGATGCTGAAATTGCCAATCTCTGGATCAAGGCGAAGAATGGAACGTTACAATCCCGAGAAGTCGTGCGATTTAAGCGGTTAATTGCTCATGAATATGTGGAGAGAGGACTGATGGCAGAAGGTCTTCCCTATCGATCGCCTCAAGCATGGCGAAAAAATCCCCAATCTGGCATTTTTGCCTATTGGCCGACACCAGAACATTATGGTGCTCACGATATGGCCCCCAATCCCAGCAGGCCCCATCCATTTTCCCATTGGGATAAAATTATTGGTAAGTCACCGGAGGGATTGACAGTTGCTGAGGATCTCTCGAACCTTGATGAATTAATTGAAGCGATTAAAAACAAGATATGAATCTAAAAACGAGTGTGGATACAGCAATTGACCGGATTTTAGCCATTAACTGGGAACCTGACGATAGCCGGACAAGCTCTCATGTTGCTCTGTTGCAAGAATATTTGAGACGTGCTGCGTTGTGGGCCGTGGCTTTAGATTGTACCGAGGAATGGCCGTTTT includes:
- a CDS encoding PD-(D/E)XK nuclease family protein, coding for MNKTWRPYVSHKILSEFAPPVGQEHLHCDMKRGFARARKRDPQVAALLNRDNTPQRIGLLAQRGVYELHQDPEILSQTDAVETVAERVELSQESLEVRERVFSILNHYHQNPILRGKNIIKLSRGDEGVPKPILMRQGNYQFNFFAAIDCIFVEPDGTLHVLDFKTGKSKIDKRQAYIYLLAVSYLYPQQKAIASFYNLETGESSDAIAATPSTLKAFEIELSLKSQQLQQELKRYQDNPADFSAIFPPNPGSSCRTCPFTSICNISVSEVAA
- the tnpC gene encoding IS66 family transposase is translated as MDESITIGGIKIPRADWSKTPESVKNLVRNQEQRIAAIEERLGLNASNSSIPPSKEPPQAKEKKQEKGGRRKRGGQKGHKGFTRHLYEPSECSEIIDHHPETCKHCQTPLTGEDEQPYRHQIVEIPPVAPVVTEHRLHALTCCCCGQTTRAVLPDDVNTSGYGERLQSLVALLSGAYRLSHNQVQTLMRDLWQVHLSTGTVNRIRQRVSQKLSQVVNEAKSYIMKSGTAYVDETGWSQNNGDGNNPENASAWLWTAVSDNVAVYQVTLNRARSSADALLGQNYTGLVVSDRYSVYNTFPVEQRQVCWAHLKRDFKRIAERSGVSKEIGEALLKQTKRLFHWWHRVRDGTLSTELFQAAMARLRQSVHHLLSEAASLCHSSREQTPLAKTARTCQQILKLEPALWTFVEVNAVEPTNNTAERALRTAVIWRDLSYGSWSRSGSEFVERLLTVVTSLRFQERPVLEFLIQLLHSEPVSLLPLPPE
- a CDS encoding IS5 family transposase, with protein sequence MYRKSQNALEPEGSFELPFQGQLCEENRWIVLSKLIPWSEFEAEYAQNFSEDMGATAKSFRIALGALIIKEKLGISDRETVEQIQENPYLQYFIGRISYQNEAPFDPSMMVHFRKRISPALLQKINRKIVQQSLGFTPEDPNTKKLEEAEKPQGNRGRLLMDATVSPADIKYPTDVDLLNQARKTTESIIDILYKSLKDNLDKKPRTYRQNARKDYLKFAKKRKPSVQERREAVKKQLQYIKRNLGHIDNLIDKGGSLQLLSRRQYKNLLVSTEIYRQQDFMWSNNQKRIDHRIVSLTQPHVRPIVRGKSGSPTEFGAKLSVSCVEGYVLLEKISWESYNESGDLISQVEAYKELTGFYPESVHADKIYRTRVNRAWCKERGIRLSGPPLGRRPAQVSLQDKKQAQEDERIRNEIEGKFGQGKRRFSLNRVMSKLSKTSETSINLTFLVLNLVKLLRQFYCLFLCQFFQNLVILCRSINFSYTWKNRSKAMFIGAVRGASCSFTPPAFYNFFSKP
- a CDS encoding Piwi domain-containing protein, coding for MPEPTQWRTALAQIQEKLREDIGDREHSIQWVRDPQITPSILAQLAVRILKIRRPFSSDTVWSENHVEVKREVKFWAETFEFKGGLYPALAFTPHSYFTFRGDLAEFYNNHPYRHKPQELLIGLKVRDSEKNSSATIIGLAGTIGERRQDLLARKPGSISEVALTEAPDEQPVVVVRFGKSPKEFHYAMAALRPCVTDDTASRFEVNYGDLLKETKISYQERQNRLALYKQTAEESLAVYGFHLAAKCINSSQYKDLFLPLPFKLEETPLLFGKHLIGKRGQILKGLSSGGVYRRHSDFKERSRPIRIAVLKVGEFKVKKAFLDKIQERLKRYGFESLMLDPNLVPANSSSEAEDRANVEKAVDELKAVDELMEVPCDIVLTLLPQSDRHADNTDDGSFYSLISSRLLRRGLASQVIYENTLKDPSNFDNILNQVIPGILAKLGNLPFILAEPLEIADYFIGLDVSRTAKKRRRGSKNVCASVRLYNQQGEFIRYRLEDALTEGEEIDRRTLERFLPAADVGGKTVLIYRDGHFCGDEIKHLRERARAIGSNFILVECIKSQIPRLYDFDRSIVKAPTHGLALGLSSHEVILVTTQVKSEKMGLPLPLRLKVIPDEKQQVSIESLVEATLKLTLLHHGALKEPRLPVPLYGSDLIAYRRLQGISPGALDGDRQFWL